The region GTACCACACGCCGTTAAGATTAGGGCCAATCCGGCCAAACTAACCAAAGTAATGTTTCTCTTTAAATGTTTCACACTATTTGTCCTCGCTTCGATTATCATTCAACAAGCCTGCCAACCGCAATACATGACCTAACTGTTGCTTGATTTCAGTCATTGGTAACCCTGAAACTTGGGGTCTTGCAATCACTAAGAAATCAACATCTGACCTTAAATCTGGTTTGTATTCCAAAAGACTCTGTCGAATGCGTCGTTTTACGTAATTACGCATAACAGCATTTCCGACTTTTTTCCCAACTGAAATTCCAACTCGAAAATGTGGTTGCTTTGGCTTATCCATGAAGTAAACAACAAACTTTCGATTTGCAAATGAGTTATGAGTTTCAAAAACCTTTTGGAACTCTAATTCTTTTTTTATTCGATAAGACTTTCGCAT is a window of Pediococcus claussenii ATCC BAA-344 DNA encoding:
- the rnpA gene encoding ribonuclease P protein component; translated protein: MRKSYRIKKELEFQKVFETHNSFANRKFVVYFMDKPKQPHFRVGISVGKKVGNAVMRNYVKRRIRQSLLEYKPDLRSDVDFLVIARPQVSGLPMTEIKQQLGHVLRLAGLLNDNRSEDK